From one Anaerolineales bacterium genomic stretch:
- a CDS encoding acylphosphatase — translation MDEVRAHLHIRGRVQGVSFRYYTRQQAVSQGVSGWVRNLWDGRVEAVFQGDEARVKEVIAWCKRGPTSARVDDVRVRWEKPLEEETRFGIRSTARGR, via the coding sequence ATGGACGAAGTGAGGGCACACCTGCACATTCGTGGTCGCGTACAAGGCGTGAGCTTCCGTTATTACACGCGCCAACAAGCCGTCTCGCAAGGCGTATCGGGCTGGGTGCGCAATTTGTGGGACGGGCGCGTGGAGGCGGTCTTTCAAGGCGATGAAGCGAGGGTGAAAGAGGTCATCGCCTGGTGCAAACGCGGCCCGACATCTGCGCGCGTGGACGATGTGCGCGTGCGTTGGGAAAAGCCGCTGGAGGAAGAAACCAGGTTCGGGATCCGGTCCACGGCGAGAGGCAGATAG